In a genomic window of Parambassis ranga chromosome 24, fParRan2.1, whole genome shotgun sequence:
- the ak9 gene encoding adenylate kinase 9 isoform X3, whose translation MNRFVDNLIEDEAERENLLAKPVCFIIVGKPGVGKSTLAKIIAESWKCILIDDTDLLESHIKNKTKDGEKLLDILYEGRSIPADMLLQLILDRLNSLDVEHYGYVLSSLPFMSEEGLMINEQIELIKNLKLKPDFIINIKCADKDLVQRLSDLKQHPETGQLYNRDQLKCENVYSQKENKDQDVDDEEQLAEEEELPRYIIDQMVWPSDNLVKNALIRINMYKNTMLRPLEDYMAEHNPFYLLELDGNSTPEELHLSVMSRLGSMAIKRVSIPVPLTQSINEEFPEHIDTEDLLINMRSCSTVAPGFRWRRSRWGRTCPVALKEGKIIPGRPEFSVGFQDKFYILSSEEAYQKFTKNPRQYLLPPMPRLPCRASIIGPPQAGKSPICKLLAQHYNASVLDIEELVQPVLAKFEQERLDKIKEETTQAAIENIKMKMNQDDTQSSVTDDHPEVQAMVHSAVEKAKQLRPSPTSLYAEVLKKHIQEIEEVKSNTEIRTGWVLGNFSNDLSLMEALQQAKIMPDMVFCLKDSDGHQADKWELGNPTKPEMDEYEQQLQKFVGEWKKRQSASTVALCILEIGGRSPENLLQEMVQQMERPFQYVARKLSTVDLEEEAEDFTALADLERAEEGSSESYIAEAEEEQESTAKRLLGDTHHFCPVTLKNHNALWACKEEIAARYREKTFFFSSEEARDTFLQNPAEFVAQTEPLKPPAMRIILLGARGSGKTTNGEWLAQQLGIFHIQFRDLLQMRIIAKTKQRVPYADEVVSLKDNSEDLDAQIKEARGEDQKRMEENSTGTYITEEVALTDEEMNIKEYLCGEKPLYPEILDMVVTPFWKQEPYKSTGFILEGFPHNPSEVQHLLQQKLFPDVVVVLKANVADVQKRLLPTYLRKWSELQNKRRAQLNLLRDLKRKNREENISKRRAELMAGHALKAKSHHSEEETDEEDEAVDNTEDKIQAKLEEEFPLEEDTLDIENGETEDAATERLEIEIEERFVTDNNHLVTVTELLSELNIPKLSIDVSRMVQIIRHQLMQKIQLLLCNRESLFQQCHPISCSLANKLLLSCYKLHSAFGCRDPIMQYKEKDLIQPLQWPLNSAYPLIFNQFIYFFASKENRNTFMLNPLKYLQQPKPFMPLPVKFAVTGPPKSGKTTVAQLLAKKYGLVRLSINGILRMVLDTQGHTDLAIQIKNSLSLGHMVPDELAIQCLEVAVMSSACSTRGYVLDGFPITLKQAKLMDSLSIIPMIVVELELDVVEVLRRGQVDKMNPDKPHLMHDSSEILHTGYYCYKKEVEHVRRHYQQQYQNWYILDGLKSKWWMWSNILKTISVSMKNIHTYLERTQNGQAACINRLCITPEELKDRLGEFGHYCPVCLALHHHLVDCSETVALTHAAEYKGPYYKMCGENHLEKFLSNPDQYVAPGCPHILPQPHLLPRKLTEIQVKNRFPQQVQMQGFCPVSYLDGKQRYEALVQGKMEYAVEYRERIYICETMQKQDKFMRTPETYWDQKLPSKIPPLCEPVPLTSLPTMGYLEQGVAVSVIKAMTAVGCLKPKYPFRSIQRSAVLYVAYYMKAFNPKSTEYTCQKYKKNLALFEENCALIPFLSTAMRGNYMPPSDRPIDLVFKLNRFLALRDVPAAAGKL comes from the exons ATGAATCGATTCGTGGACAACCTAATAGAAGACGAAGCGGAGAGAGAAAATCTTCTTGCTAAGCCCGTCTGCTTCATCATAGTGGGAAAACCG GGTGTTGGTAAGTCCACACTAGCCAAAATCATTGCAGAGTCCTGGAAGTGCATTCTGATTGATG ataCAGATTTGCTCGAGTCACAcataaagaacaaaacaaaggatGGCGAAAAG CTCTTGGATATCTTATATGAGGGGAGAAGTATACCAGCAGacatgttgctgcagttgatTCTTGACAGGCTCAACTCACTGGATGTGGAGCACTATG GCTACGTGCTGAGCTCTCTGCCTTTCATGTCAGAAGAGGGTCTGATGATCAATGAGCAAATTGAACTCATCAAAAACCTCAAGCTAAAACctgattttattattaatatcaaG TGTGCAGACAAGGACCTGGTCCAGAGGCTGTCAGATCTGAAGCAACACCCAGAGACAGGACAGCTATACAACAGAGATCAGTtgaagtgtgaaaatgtgtatAGCCAGAAGGAGAACAAGGATCAGGATGTGGACGATGAAGAGCAGCTG gctgaggaggaggaacttCCTAGATATATCATTGACCAGATGGTGTGGCCATCAGACAATTTGGTCAAAAATGCACTCATTAGAATCAACATGTACAAGAATACCATGCTCAGACCACTAGAG GATTACATGGCAGAACATAATCCCTTTTACCTGCTGGAGCTGGATGGGAACAGTACACCTGAGGAGCTGCACTTG TCTGTAATGTCCCGACTTGGATCTATGGCTATAAAGCGTGTCTCCATTCCAGTCCCTCTTACCCAGAGTATTAATGAAGAATTTCCAGAACACATTGACACG GAGGACCTACTGATAAACATGCGCTCCTGTAGCACCGTAGCCCCTGGCTTTAGATGGAGAAGAAGCCGCTGGGGCCGAACTTGTCCTGTTGCCTTAAAGGAGGGAAAGATCATTCCAGGAAGGCCTGAATTTAGTGTTGG CTTTCAGGACAAGTTCTACATCCTTTCATCTGAGGAAGCCTACCAGAAATTTACCAAAAATCCTCGACAGTACTTACTTCCTCCAATGCCAAGGCTGCCGTGCAGAGCTTCCATCATCGGACCGCCACAGGCAGGGAAGAGCCCCATATGTAAGCTTCTAGCTCAGCACTACAATGCATCGGTGCTGGACATAGAGGAACTGGTGCAGCCAGTTCTAGCCAAGTTTGAACAGGAAAGGCTTGATAAAATCAAAGAGGAGACAACACAGGCTGCCATAGAGAATATCAAGATGAAGATGAACCAAGATGATACACAAAGTTCAG TGACAGACGATCATCCAGAGGTACAAGCCATGGTACACAGTGCAGTGGAAAAAGCCAAGCAATTGAGACCATCTCCCACCAGCCTGTATGCTGAGGTGCTAAAGAAGCATATACAAGAG ATTGAAGAGGTGAAGTCGAATACTGAGATCAGGACCGGGTGGGTGCTGGGAAACTTTTCCAATGACCTTTCCCTAATGGAAGCCTTACAGCAGGCTAAAATCATGCCGGACATGGTCTTCTGTCTCAAAGACAGCGATGGACATCAGG CTGATAAATGGGAGTTGGGTAACCCTACCAAACCAGAGATGGATGAATATGAACAACAACTGCAGAAGTTTGTGGGAGAATGGAAGAAAAGGCAGTCTGCTTCAACAGTGGCCCTCTGTATTTTGGAGATTGGTGGCAGAAGCCCAGAGAATCTGCTTCAAGAGATGGTTCAACAGATGGAGA GACCCTTTCAGTATGTGGCACGGAAGCTGTCTACAGTGGATctggaagaggaggcagaagaTTTCACGGCCTTAGCTGATctggagagagcagaggaaggcAGCAGTGAGAGTTATATTgcagaggcggaggaggag CAGGAGTCAACAGCCAAGAGACTATTAGGGGATACTCACCATTTCTGCCCCGTTACCCTAAAAAACCATAATGCCCTGTGGGCCTGCAAGGAAGAAATTGCTGCCAGGTACCGGGAGAAgactttcttcttctccagtgAGGAAGCCAGGGACACCTTCCTTCAAAACCCTGCCGAATTTGTTGCACAGACTGAGCCTCTTAAG CCTCCTGCCATGCGGATCATTCTGCTTGGTGCCAGAGGGTCAGGCAAGACAACTAATGGGGAGTGGCTCGCACAACAATTAGGGATTTTTCATATTCAGTTCAGGGACCTTCTCCAAATGCGCATTATAGCCAAGACAAAGCAGCGGGTACCATATGCTGATGAAGTAGTGTCTTTAAAGGATAATTCTGAGGACTTGGATGCCCAAATAAAGGAAGCCAGGGGGGAGGACCAAAAGAGGATGGAGGAAAACTCTACTGGCACATATATAACTGAG GAAGTGGCACTGACGGATGAAGAAATGAACATTAAAGAATACCTGTGTGGTGAAAAACCCCTGTATCCAGAGATCCTTGACATGGTGGTCACACCATTTTGGAAACAGGAGCCATACAA GTCAACAGGTTTCATATTGGAAGGTTTCCCTCATAATCCCAGTGAGGTGCAGCACTTGTTGCAGCAAAAGCTTTTTCCTGATGTTGTGGTTGTCCTGAAAGCGAATGTTGCAGATGTTCAGAAGCGCCTCTTGCCTACTTACCTAAGGAAGTGGTCTGAGCTCCAAAACAAGCGCAGGGCACAGCTGAACCTCCTTCGTGACCTGAAGAGAAAAAACCGG GAAGAGAATATCTCCAAGAGAAGGGCTGAACTCATGGCAGGGCATGCATTAAAGGCAAAG TCCCACCATTCTGAAGAAGAAactgatgaagaagatgaagctGTAGACAACACAGAGGATAAGATACAGGCCAAGCTGGAGGAGGAGTTCCCTTTAGAAGAAGACACTTTAGACATTGAGAATGGGGAGACTGAGGATGCAGCTACTGAGAGGCTGGAGATAGAGATAGAAGAGCGCTTTGTGACAGATAACAACCACCTTGTTACAGTGACG GAACTTCTGAGTGAACTGAATATACCCAAACTATCAATCGATGTGTCTCGCATGGTGCAGATCATTAGGCATCAGCTCATGCAGAAAATCCAGCTTCTGCTGTGCAACAGAGAGTCACTCTTCCAGCAATGCCACCCCATCTCATGCAGCCTGGCAAATAAGCTGCTGCTTTCCTGTTACAAGCTCCACAGTGCTTTTGGCTGCCGGGACCCCATCATG CAATACAAAGAAAAAGACCTGATCCAGCCTCTGCAGTGGCCTCTAAATTCAGCATATCCCCTGATCTTCAATCAGTTTATCTACTTCTTTGCATCCAAGGAGAACCGCAACACATTTATGCTCAACCCCTTAAAGTACCTTCAGCAGCCTAAGCCCTTCATGCCGCTTCCTGTTAAATTCGCAGTAACTGGGCCTCCCAAGTCTGGAAAAACCACTG TTGCACAGCTGCTTGCTAAGAAATATGGTTTGGTCAGGCTATCCATCAATGGCATTTTGCGCATGGTGCTTGACACTCAGGGGCACACTGATCTGGCTATCCAGAtaaaaaactctctctctctgggtcaCATGGTCCCTGATGAATTGGCCATTCAGTGTCTGGAGGTGGCAGTCATGAGCTCAGCCTGTAGCACTCGGGG ATACGTGCTGGATGGTTTTCCAATTACCCTCAAACAGGCTAAACTGATGGACTCTTTGAGCATCATCCCCATGATAGTAGTTGAGCTTGAGCTTGATGTAGTAGAGGTGCTGAGGAGAGGCCAAGTGGACAAGATGAACCCCGATAA GCCTCATCTGATGCACGACAGCTCTGAGATCCTCCACACTGGATATTACTGTTACAAGAAGGAGGTGGAGCATGTGAGGCGTCACTACCAACAACAGTACCAGAACTGGTACATCCTGGATGGCTTAAAGAGTAAATGGTGGATGTGGAGCAACATTTTAAAGACGATCAGCGTCAGCATGAAGAATATCCATACTTATTTGGAGAGGACACAAAACG GACAAGCAGCCTGCATCAACAGGCTGTGCATCACACCCGAAGAGCTCAAAGATCGACTTGGAGAGTTTGGCCACTACTGCCCCGTTTGCCTGGCTCTGCATCACCACCTAGTGGACTGCTCAGAAACTGTGGCCTTGACTCATGCAGCTGAGTACAAGGGACCTTATTACAAGATGTGTGGCGAAAACCATTTAGAG AAATTCTTGTCTAATCCTGACCAATATGTGGCACCTGGCTGCCCTCACATCCTCCCACAACCTCACCTGCTGCCAAGAAAGCTGACCGAGATTCAGGTGAAGAACAGGTTTCCACAGCAGGTTCAGATGCAGGGCTTCTGTCCTGTAAGTTACCTGGATGGAAAGCAGAG ATATGAAGCCCTGGTCCAAGGAAAGATGGAATATGCCGTGGAATACAGAGAACGGATCTATATTTGTGAGACAATGCAGAAGCAAGACAAGTTTATGAG AACTCCTGAAACCTACTGGGACCAGAAGCTGCCTAGTAAAATTCCTCCTCTTTGTGAGCCTGTACCCCTCACCTCCCTTCCAACAATGGGCTACCTGGAACAG GGAGTGGCTGTATCGGTGATAAAGGCCATGACAGCTGTTGGTTGTCTCAAACCAAAGTACCCCTTTCGTAGCATACAAAGATCAGCTGTCCTTTATGTGGCCTACTACATGAAAG CTTTCAACCCCAAGAGCACAGAGTACACCTGTCAGAAGTACAAAAAGAACCTGGCCTTGTTTGAAGAGAACTGTGCACTCATTCCCTTCCTGAGCACGGCAATGAGAGGGAACTACATGCCTCCCAGTGACCGACCCATTGATTTGGTATTCAAACTGAACAGGTTCTTAGCCCTGAGAGACGTCCCAGCAGCTGCTGGGAAGCTGTAG